The Methylococcus sp. Mc7 genomic sequence ACTTATACCGATAGTTTGGGGCGTGTGAATGCAGGCGATACCGCGACCTATGTCATGGGCGAGGATTGCCATGGCACCGTTACCTATAATTCTGGCAGCGTCTACAACATCTATGTCAGCCCGAACGGTGATAGCATGACCTATACTTTGACCTCGGGCGATGGCGTCATTGCCGGAATCAGTCGCCGTGTCTCGAACAAGCTTATTCTCAAGTAGGCGATATCATAAAATACGGTATCGGTCCTTTCGCGGATTCCTGCGAGCATGGGCGAATGGGCCGATATCGGCGCCGCTCGTCGGTGGCGACATTGCCTTTCCATAGAATGTGTCAAGGACCAAGAGGCCAGGAGCAAATATTACCGGTTATTTCATGGGGGTAATATTCCGCCCTGTTCTTTGGTGGGCTCAATATGGGAGATTGCGGCCTAATAACTGGGCATTGGAAATAAAACAAAGAGGAACGCCGCGATGATGCCGCTCTCGAAGTCGATTTTGCTCGGCATGTTGGTCGTCGTCCCCGCGATAGTCCAAGCTGCGTACTATCAGACCAAAACGCCCTACAAGCCAAGGCAGGAAATATCGACCTACGGGAGACCACCTCCCGGTTTCAAGCCAGTGTTCACCGAATTGGTCGCCCGCCATGGCTCGCGCGGCCTTTCCGGCATGAAGGCCGATCTGGCTGTCTACAACATGTGGAAGCAGGCTTTCGACGAAGGGGCGCTGACTCCATTGGGAACAAGATTGGGGCCGGACGTTCTCAAAATCATGAAAGCCAATTTCTTGATGGGCTACGGGATACCGGGCATCAGCAATCCAGGTTACGGCAACGAGACGGCCGTGGGCATCATGGAGCACACTCGGCTCGCTGCACGGTTGCTCAAGCGCCTGCCGGGTTATTGGCGAAAGCTCGGCAGTGCCTCGGCAACGGCCCCGCGCCGAATTGTCGTGGTGACTTCCGGTGTAGACCGGGCAGTGGATAGTGGCGCCTTTTTCGTAAAGTCTCTGATCACCCGGCAACCCAATCTCGGCGGACTCATTACCTATCCGCCGGCGCCCGGGCCATATCCGGCGGATGCCCCGGTGCCCCAGCCCGATGGCACCAACCGCTTCCTGCTCTATTTCCACAAGCTGGTGCCGAAAACCGACCTGGTGGCAGACCCCAGCGACCCGCTGTATCCCACCTACCAGCAGAGCCAGGCCTATCAACACTACAAAGAGAAAGATGCCGATCTGGCGGCTAAACAGGAAGCGATCCGCGGTGATCCGGAGTCGGTTCGGGCCGGTCGTGCAGTCCTTAGCCGGCTGTTTACCCAAGATTTCGTCGACAAGATCGAGGCGGGTGTTTACAGCTTCGCCAACACGGGCACCTGGAGCTTTACCAGCAGCGACGGTAAGTTCACCAACATCCTGACGGGCGACGGCAAGACCACCATCAAGAGCCTCGCGGACGCCGGCTCGCTGATCTACGAACTCTATGCGATCGCACCTGGAATGAAGAATGAAGCCGGTGTCGACTTCAACCGTTATATGCCGGCCAGGCAGGCAAAATACTTTGCCTATCTCAACGATGCTTCGGATTTCTATGACAAAGGTCCCGGTATGGCTGAGAAGGGAAACGTCACTTACGGAATGGCCGAAATTCTGGAGAACGATTTCTTCGGGGAGATCGACGCCATTGCGCGGGGGGACTTTTCTCATGCAGCGAAGCTTCGCTTTGCCCACGCAGAGATCATAATTCCCTTTGCCTCCAAGCTGGGTTTGAAGGGGGTATTGGAACAGCTCCCCATGGCGGAAATGTACACCTACGACAACAATTCCTGGCGGGGCCAATACGTTTCCCCTATGGCGGCGAACATTCAATGGGATGTCTACGGTAACGGCAAGGGAAAGCTGCTTGTAAAGATGTTGTACAACGAGAAAGAAACAGATTTCAAACCCGGCTGTAAGGCTGCGAGGGTTTCTCCAGTCAGCCATTATTATGACTACAAGAAGCTAAAATCCTGCTACGGTAAGTAATTCTGGCCGTTGAATTTGTCATGACGTTCGGCCGACTGGGCGATATCCCTCTTATGCTTGGCTGTTTAGCGACAGAGAAACCATGGACACCGAAACCCAGGAAAAAATACACCGTATTTGGGACGAACTCTCGGACTTCGAGACCGGGCAATCCGACCAGGCTGCCACCCAT encodes the following:
- a CDS encoding histidine-type phosphatase translates to MMPLSKSILLGMLVVVPAIVQAAYYQTKTPYKPRQEISTYGRPPPGFKPVFTELVARHGSRGLSGMKADLAVYNMWKQAFDEGALTPLGTRLGPDVLKIMKANFLMGYGIPGISNPGYGNETAVGIMEHTRLAARLLKRLPGYWRKLGSASATAPRRIVVVTSGVDRAVDSGAFFVKSLITRQPNLGGLITYPPAPGPYPADAPVPQPDGTNRFLLYFHKLVPKTDLVADPSDPLYPTYQQSQAYQHYKEKDADLAAKQEAIRGDPESVRAGRAVLSRLFTQDFVDKIEAGVYSFANTGTWSFTSSDGKFTNILTGDGKTTIKSLADAGSLIYELYAIAPGMKNEAGVDFNRYMPARQAKYFAYLNDASDFYDKGPGMAEKGNVTYGMAEILENDFFGEIDAIARGDFSHAAKLRFAHAEIIIPFASKLGLKGVLEQLPMAEMYTYDNNSWRGQYVSPMAANIQWDVYGNGKGKLLVKMLYNEKETDFKPGCKAARVSPVSHYYDYKKLKSCYGK